The genomic window GTTGAAACATAACAATCAATTGCAGGCTGCTGCTGGGCGTTCTCAGCCGTCGCAGCCACAGAAGGCATCGTGAAAATCAGCACCAGCAAGCTCACCTCCCTCTCGGAACAAGAGTTGGTGGATTGCGATGTCCATGGTGAGGATCAAGGCTGTGAGGGTGGTTTGATGGACGATGCTTTCAAGTTTATCATCAAGAACGGCGGCCTAACCACGGAGTCCAGCTATCCTTACACGGCTGCAGATGGCAAGTGCAAGAGTGGATCAAATAGTGCTGGAACCATCAAGGGCTTTGAGGATGTGCCGGCAAACGATGAGGCTGCCCTGATGAAGGCTGTGGCGAACCAGCCCGTGTCGGTGGCAGTGGATGGTGGAGACATGACATTCCAGTTCTACTCTGGTGGTGTGATGACCGGCTCATGCGGTACTGACTTGGACCATGGGATTGCAGCCATTGGTTATGGACAGACCAGTGATGGCACCAAGTACTGGCTGATGAAGAACTCATGGGGCACGACTTGGGGGGAGAATGGTTACCTGAGAATGGAGAAGGATATTTCAGACAAGAGGGGCATGTGTGGCCTAGCCATGGAGCCTTCCTACCCCACTGAGTAGGCAGAACCTTCACAAACCTTAAGATCGTACATATACAGTTAGACGGAATAAAGCGATGCTTCTAATCCTTTTTACTATGTATATAAGCTGGTTCACATGTGTTTGTAATTTGTCTTTCAAATTGATCTTCTACATGTATCAACTATTCTATATTTACTAAGAAAATATGTAATGTGCTGAATGTGTAATCATTAATCATGAATACCTGCTGGTTATTTTCTTGGGCCGAGAATATTCAGAAAAAGCCAAGGCCAACACAAAGTATCATTGCTGATGGGGTGCAATGGGAACTAATTATAATTTGAACAAGAATAAGTAGGAACCTAACCCTATAATTTTAGTTCAAAAATCACATTAGCCTATCATTCTAGTCAAGACGTCATACCCTACATTCTAGGTGTAACATTAAGCTACACAATGAGCAAGCTATTGGACATTGCAAGATGGTAAATATTcatttgatgaggaaaagtaaAGACTCCTACAATCACCAAGAACTCTTCCCAGCACTTGTTGGAGCACCTCAACAGAGTGTATAGGTCCTTCTTGTGACACTAAGACTGAAGTCCTCATGAATGAAATACACTTGCATCTCTAGATGTGCAGGCTTCCAAACAAGCACAAAAAGCTTCTAAATAACACTCCCACTATCACCAAGAACTCCTCCAATTGCCAAGATTGCCATGGTATTGACaagcaccaagagtaacaagccccTAGCTTCACTTGACCCAAACCCAGCTTAAACTACAGATGGATGTGCACTGCTTGCCAAAATTAACAGAGAACCAAAAGCCGAATCAAAATAACCGAAACCGAAACTGAAAAATTTGGTCCCTACTTTCAGCTAACCAAATTTTACTCAATCAATTCGGTTCTCATCCTCGGTTAACCGAAAAACCAAGGAACCAAAGAAGCCCATAAACAAATATCAACCCATCTAGCCCAACAAAAAAAAACCTATAGTATATAAGCAGCCCAACTCACTTCACGGCCCTCCTAGACGCTGCCTCTCATCTCTTTCTCCCTAGCCGACCGTACCACACTGGAGAACACTCGCTTGCTCACCTATTCCAGTCTCCATCGCTTGGTCGCTCCTCACCTTGGCGTAGAGGGGTGCCCCTACTCCTTCCTCGCCCCGGCGCGGCGCACCCCTGCTCCTTTCCTCCCTGCGGTGGTGCCCCTGCTCCTTCCCTGCCTCGACGCAGCGGTGTGCCCGGCCCGACCCAGACTGGCCCATGACTCAACCCATCAAGCCCGCTAAGTGCCCAGTCAAGCACAATAATAAGGACTAGTTAACATTGACTAACATCCGAACCCACCTGTCAATGACCGCACGTGCTTCAACTAATCAAGAGCTGCCACCTGTCTATCCTTGGTGTTTTATCTCTCctctttatttttttagaaaatagaataatctttgaaaattcgtaggacctcaaaaaatatgaaactagtgtccaaatttttctaaaaaaaggctctacatcataggcttgtgtttgagtgcatttgggtCTTTTGAATTTCACTCAGTTCTTTGTGAAGAATATCTATAGTAGTCGCATATTGTGACCCGCTGTCTCGTTTGATAGTCCCGGAGTAGTTCCAGCCTGACGAGGACTACGAGATgacttgatcaaatgtgccacatcccacccaacctcgtagaatccgaTTAGGCATGATATAGATGCTACAGGTTTATTTTCCACAATATTCTTGTGATAGGTTTCATGGTAGAAATTGTTTGAGCCTATACCTTGCTGCAACCTTACACCAGCATAC from Miscanthus floridulus cultivar M001 unplaced genomic scaffold, ASM1932011v1 fs_471_1_2, whole genome shotgun sequence includes these protein-coding regions:
- the LOC136531887 gene encoding senescence-specific cysteine protease SAG39 codes for the protein QSIAGCCWAFSAVAATEGIVKISTSKLTSLSEQELVDCDVHGEDQGCEGGLMDDAFKFIIKNGGLTTESSYPYTAADGKCKSGSNSAGTIKGFEDVPANDEAALMKAVANQPVSVAVDGGDMTFQFYSGGVMTGSCGTDLDHGIAAIGYGQTSDGTKYWLMKNSWGTTWGENGYLRMEKDISDKRGMCGLAMEPSYPTE